One window of the Rhizobiaceae bacterium genome contains the following:
- a CDS encoding HPr family phosphocarrier protein has product MSVASVSADPVSRDVIIVNQRGLHARASAKFVQLASGFQADINVEKDGIRVGGTSIMGLMMLAASPGCSIRITASGPDAEAAVGALEALVGARFGEEC; this is encoded by the coding sequence ATGAGCGTGGCGAGCGTGTCAGCAGATCCGGTCAGCCGCGATGTCATCATCGTCAACCAGCGCGGCCTGCATGCCCGCGCATCCGCGAAGTTCGTTCAGCTCGCCAGTGGCTTTCAGGCCGACATCAACGTCGAGAAGGATGGCATCAGGGTAGGCGGAACATCCATCATGGGCCTGATGATGCTGGCGGCGAGCCCTGGCTGCTCGATACGCATCACCGCGAGCGGCCCCGACGCGGAAGCGGCCGTCGGCGCGCTGGAGGCCCTTGTCGGCGCCCGTTTCGGAGAGGAGTGCTGA
- a CDS encoding glycosyltransferase family 4 protein, which translates to MTMRRKIVVVLKGYPRLSETFIAQELLGLEQAGLELRLVALRRPTDRKRHPVHDDIRAPVSYLPEYLHDEPGRVLRSLFRVLPTRGFRSALPAFLKDLGRDTSRNRVRRFGQALVLAAEWPRDAGWLHSHFIHTPASVTRYASLLLGVPWTCSAHAKDIWTSPDWDLAGKLASARWAVTCTKDGFGRLKRLAGGGTVHLSYHGLDLTRFGSPAKADSERDGSDPAAPVRILSVGRAVEKKGYDILLRALALLPSGLAWHFEHVGGGDRLDALKAQATELGLTDRIVWRGALAQEEVLVLYRSADIFALPCRVAVDGDRDGLPNVLVEASSQRLVCVSTNVAGVPELLTDGENGLLIPPEDPAALAAILARAIRDPSLRRRLGDAAEKRVRESFDHRSSIRQLTGLFEASWREGS; encoded by the coding sequence TTGACCATGCGCCGCAAGATCGTCGTGGTGCTGAAAGGCTATCCGCGCCTGTCGGAAACTTTTATCGCTCAGGAACTGCTCGGGCTGGAGCAGGCCGGACTCGAACTCCGGCTGGTGGCGCTGCGCCGGCCCACTGACAGAAAACGCCATCCGGTCCATGACGATATCCGGGCGCCGGTCTCCTATCTGCCCGAATATCTGCATGACGAGCCGGGCCGCGTCCTGCGCTCGCTCTTCCGGGTGCTGCCGACGCGCGGCTTCCGGAGCGCCCTGCCGGCCTTCCTCAAGGACCTTGGCCGCGACACCAGCCGCAACCGCGTGCGTCGCTTCGGGCAGGCGCTGGTGCTGGCCGCCGAATGGCCGCGCGACGCCGGCTGGCTGCATTCGCACTTCATCCACACGCCGGCATCGGTGACGCGCTACGCCAGCCTTCTGCTCGGCGTGCCATGGACCTGCTCGGCCCATGCCAAGGACATCTGGACCTCGCCCGACTGGGACCTCGCCGGCAAGCTTGCCTCCGCCCGCTGGGCCGTCACCTGCACGAAGGATGGGTTTGGCCGGCTGAAACGGCTTGCTGGCGGCGGAACCGTGCATCTCAGCTATCACGGCCTCGACCTGACACGTTTCGGCTCGCCGGCAAAAGCCGACTCGGAGCGGGACGGCAGCGATCCGGCCGCGCCTGTCCGAATCCTGAGCGTCGGCCGCGCTGTGGAGAAGAAAGGCTACGACATTCTGTTGCGGGCGCTGGCGTTGCTGCCCTCCGGCCTCGCATGGCACTTCGAGCATGTCGGCGGCGGGGATCGTCTCGACGCGTTGAAGGCGCAGGCGACTGAACTCGGCCTGACCGACAGGATCGTCTGGCGCGGCGCGCTCGCGCAGGAGGAGGTGTTGGTGCTCTACCGAAGCGCCGACATTTTTGCGCTGCCCTGCCGTGTCGCCGTAGACGGCGACCGCGACGGCTTGCCCAACGTGCTGGTCGAGGCGTCGAGCCAGCGGCTGGTCTGCGTGTCCACGAATGTCGCCGGCGTGCCGGAACTACTGACGGACGGCGAGAACGGCTTGCTGATCCCGCCCGAGGACCCGGCCGCCCTTGCAGCGATATTGGCACGTGCCATCCGTGACCCGTCGCTGAGACGCCGGCTCGGCGACGCGGCGGAAAAGCGTGTGCGCGAATCCTTCGACCACCGGTCGAGCATCAGGCAGTTGACGGGCCTGTTCGAGGCGTCGTGGCGGGAAGGGTCATGA
- a CDS encoding sensor histidine kinase, with protein sequence MSRITVPMRRVLGHYIFSSLTRRILFLNLAALAVLVVGVLYLNTFRDGLIEARVESLMTQGEIIAGAIASSATVETDSIRIDPEKLLELQAGESLAPGSDQLDSLDFPINPERVAPVLRRLISPTRTRARIYDRDANLLLDSRHLYSRGQILRFDLPPVADDQPDLLDRIYKRVANFFSPTDLPIYREQPGGSGAAFPEVIRALTGTPATEVRISEQGEQIVSVAVPVQRFRAVLGVLMLSTQGGDIDKIVAEERKAILRVFGVAALANAILSMLLASTIAQPLRRLAAAAVRVRRGVKSREEIPDFSDRQDEIGNLSVAVRDMTNALYARIDAIESFAADVSHELKNPLTSLRSAVETLPLARNEASRNRLMEIIQHDVRRLDRLITDISDASRLDAELAREDAGKVDLRKLIGDLVSVSADGGRHKKTVEIAFKAGKLPQGAKGFYCLGHDLRIGQVITNLIENARSFVPDDRGHISINLSRSGKFNIITVDDNGPGIRAENIDRIFERFYTDRPASEAFGQNSGLGLSISRQIIEAHNGTLTAENIPGTKPGEVKGARFVVTLPAEG encoded by the coding sequence ATGAGCAGGATCACGGTGCCCATGCGCCGTGTGCTCGGCCACTACATATTTTCCAGCCTGACGCGCCGCATCCTGTTCCTCAACCTCGCGGCGCTCGCCGTGCTCGTCGTGGGCGTACTCTATCTCAACACCTTCCGCGACGGCCTTATCGAGGCCCGCGTCGAAAGCCTGATGACGCAGGGCGAGATCATCGCCGGAGCCATCGCCTCCTCGGCGACCGTCGAGACGGATTCCATCCGCATCGACCCCGAAAAGCTGCTGGAGCTGCAGGCCGGCGAGAGCCTCGCACCGGGCAGCGACCAGCTCGACAGCCTCGACTTCCCCATCAACCCGGAACGCGTGGCGCCCGTGCTCCGGCGGCTGATCTCGCCAACGCGCACTCGCGCGCGCATATACGACCGCGACGCCAACCTGCTGCTGGACTCCCGGCACCTCTATTCGCGCGGCCAGATCCTGCGTTTCGACCTGCCGCCGGTGGCCGACGACCAGCCGGATCTGCTCGACCGCATCTACAAGCGTGTGGCGAACTTCTTCAGCCCGACGGATCTTCCCATCTATCGCGAGCAGCCGGGCGGCAGCGGCGCCGCCTTTCCCGAGGTCATAAGGGCGCTGACCGGCACTCCGGCCACGGAAGTGCGCATCAGCGAGCAGGGTGAGCAGATCGTCTCCGTCGCCGTGCCGGTGCAGCGCTTTCGCGCCGTGCTCGGCGTGCTGATGCTCTCCACGCAGGGCGGCGACATCGACAAGATCGTCGCCGAGGAGCGCAAGGCGATCCTGCGCGTCTTCGGCGTGGCGGCCCTTGCCAACGCCATCCTCTCCATGCTGCTCGCCTCGACGATCGCCCAGCCGCTGCGGCGTCTGGCCGCCGCGGCCGTGCGGGTGCGGCGCGGCGTCAAGAGCCGCGAGGAGATCCCGGATTTTTCCGACCGGCAGGACGAAATCGGCAACCTGTCCGTCGCGGTGCGCGACATGACCAATGCGCTCTATGCGCGAATCGACGCCATCGAGAGTTTCGCCGCTGATGTCAGCCACGAACTGAAGAATCCGCTGACCTCGCTGCGCAGCGCCGTTGAGACGCTGCCGCTCGCCAGGAACGAGGCATCTCGCAATCGCCTGATGGAGATCATCCAGCACGATGTCAGGCGGCTCGACCGGCTGATTACCGACATTTCGGACGCGTCCCGCCTCGACGCGGAACTGGCGCGCGAGGATGCCGGCAAGGTCGATCTCAGGAAATTGATCGGCGACCTCGTATCGGTGTCCGCCGATGGCGGGCGGCACAAGAAGACGGTGGAGATCGCCTTCAAGGCTGGCAAGCTCCCGCAGGGCGCCAAGGGCTTTTACTGCCTTGGCCACGACCTGCGCATCGGTCAGGTCATCACCAACCTGATCGAGAATGCGCGCTCCTTCGTGCCTGACGACCGTGGTCACATCTCGATCAATCTGTCGCGATCGGGCAAGTTCAACATCATCACCGTGGACGACAACGGACCGGGCATCCGCGCCGAGAACATCGACCGCATCTTCGAGCGCTTCTACACCGACCGGCCCGCGAGCGAGGCTTTCGGCCAGAATTCCGGCCTCGGCCTGTCGATCAGCCGCCAGATCATCGAGGCGCATAACGGCACGCTGACCGCGGAAAACATTCCCGGCACCAAGCCCGGCGAGGTGAAGGGCGCCCGTTTCGTGGTGACGTTGCCGGCCGAGGGATGA
- a CDS encoding HPr kinase/phosphorylase, whose product MILGEKGVLITGRSGAGKTALALGLIEHWRGRGCFARLIADDQCLARIAGGRLILEAPPTIEGLVEVHGLGPVPCPAESRAVIDLVVRLAESAMAPRYQEPGEETIAGVPVPSLTLRERATRSAIAAIRACLSG is encoded by the coding sequence GTGATCCTGGGCGAAAAGGGCGTCCTCATCACCGGGCGCTCCGGCGCCGGCAAGACGGCGCTCGCACTCGGCCTGATCGAACACTGGCGCGGGCGCGGCTGCTTCGCACGCCTTATCGCCGACGACCAATGCCTGGCGCGCATTGCCGGCGGCAGATTGATCCTCGAGGCGCCCCCTACCATCGAGGGCCTGGTCGAGGTCCATGGCCTCGGCCCTGTGCCGTGCCCGGCGGAGAGCCGCGCCGTCATCGATCTCGTCGTGCGTCTCGCCGAAAGCGCGATGGCGCCGCGTTACCAGGAACCGGGAGAAGAGACGATCGCGGGGGTTCCGGTACCGTCGCTGACGCTGCGCGAGCGGGCGACACGATCGGCCATCGCCGCGATCCGCGCCTGCCTTTCCGGATGA
- a CDS encoding ABC transporter ATP-binding protein, with amino-acid sequence MTDAAVHASPIATHGRSLAIAVRGLVKRFGTKTVVDHVSMDVAEGEIVGFLGPNGSGKTTTIRIMCGLLTPDEGEGQVLGHDLRTDSLKIKREVGYMTQKFSFYEDLTIAENLMFVARLYQLRPAKEHVDRTLEELGLTSRRDQLAGTLSGGWKQRLALAACIMHKPKLLLLDEPTAGVDPKARREFWDEIHHLARGGLTVLVSTHYMDEAERCHRISYISYGRMLASGTVEEVIRNAGLTTFVVSGPDLDRVAVDLQGKPGVEQVAPFGATLHVVGSDKAALGESLEEIGRRDGITVKPGETSLEDVFIQFMAGSKDNMA; translated from the coding sequence ATGACTGACGCTGCCGTTCACGCCTCGCCGATCGCCACTCACGGACGCTCGCTCGCCATCGCCGTGCGCGGCCTCGTCAAGCGTTTCGGCACCAAGACGGTGGTCGATCATGTCTCTATGGATGTGGCCGAAGGCGAGATCGTCGGCTTCCTCGGCCCGAACGGCTCGGGCAAGACGACGACGATCCGCATCATGTGCGGCCTGCTGACGCCCGACGAGGGCGAGGGCCAGGTGCTCGGCCACGATCTCAGGACCGACAGCCTGAAGATCAAGCGCGAAGTCGGCTACATGACACAGAAGTTCTCGTTCTACGAGGATCTGACCATCGCCGAGAATCTAATGTTCGTCGCCCGGCTCTACCAGCTGAGGCCGGCGAAGGAGCATGTCGATCGCACGCTTGAGGAGCTTGGCCTGACGTCGCGTCGCGACCAGCTCGCCGGCACGTTGTCCGGCGGCTGGAAGCAGCGGCTGGCGCTCGCCGCCTGCATCATGCACAAGCCGAAACTGCTTTTACTCGATGAGCCGACGGCCGGCGTGGACCCGAAGGCGCGGCGCGAGTTCTGGGACGAGATCCATCATCTCGCGCGCGGCGGCCTCACCGTTCTGGTCTCCACCCACTACATGGACGAGGCCGAGCGCTGCCACCGCATCAGCTATATCTCCTATGGCAGGATGCTGGCGTCCGGCACGGTGGAGGAGGTCATCCGCAATGCGGGCCTGACCACCTTCGTCGTCAGCGGGCCGGACCTTGACCGCGTCGCCGTCGATCTTCAGGGCAAACCCGGCGTCGAGCAGGTGGCGCCGTTCGGCGCGACGCTGCATGTCGTCGGCTCCGATAAGGCGGCGCTGGGAGAATCGCTGGAGGAGATCGGCCGGCGCGACGGCATCACGGTCAAGCCCGGCGAGACGAGCCTCGAAGACGTCTTCATCCAGTTCATGGCCGGCTCGAAGGATAACATGGCATGA
- a CDS encoding ABC transporter permease, translating into MNRFFSFARLGALLMKEFIQMRRDRITFAMMLGVPLMQLVLFGYAINNDPKQLPAALMVTSNDNYTRAIVSALQVTGYYRFDHVVESARQAELLITRGDVSFVVTIPADFARRVSRGDRPQILIEADATDPSASSGAISTLSTVAAQALLREQGMQQAAAENARGALDVVVHRRYNPEGISQFNIVPGLLGVILQMTMVMMTSMALTRETERGTMENLLAMPASPTEIMLGKVLPYLVVGAVQVTVVLVAAKLLFDIPFVGSLPLLLSVILAFVMALVLLGYTISTAARTQMQAMQLTFFFFLPSILLSGFMFPYRGMPDWAQYFGEIFPLTHFNRIVRAVMLKGADFAAISTEVLWLCGFILFFAAMALLRFRRTLD; encoded by the coding sequence ATGAACCGGTTCTTCTCCTTCGCCCGGCTCGGCGCACTGCTGATGAAGGAATTCATCCAGATGCGGCGCGACCGCATCACCTTCGCCATGATGCTCGGCGTGCCGCTGATGCAGCTCGTGCTCTTCGGCTACGCCATCAACAATGATCCGAAGCAGCTTCCCGCCGCACTGATGGTCACCAGCAACGACAACTACACCCGCGCCATTGTCTCGGCCTTGCAGGTCACCGGCTACTACCGCTTCGACCATGTCGTGGAGAGCGCGAGGCAGGCCGAACTGCTCATCACGCGAGGCGACGTCTCCTTCGTCGTCACCATCCCGGCGGATTTTGCGCGCCGCGTCTCGCGCGGCGACAGGCCGCAGATCCTCATCGAGGCGGACGCCACCGATCCCTCCGCCTCCAGCGGCGCGATCTCCACGCTGTCCACCGTCGCGGCGCAGGCGCTGCTGAGGGAACAGGGCATGCAGCAGGCGGCGGCCGAGAACGCACGCGGCGCGCTCGATGTGGTGGTCCACCGCCGCTACAATCCGGAAGGCATCTCGCAGTTCAACATCGTGCCGGGCCTGCTCGGCGTGATCCTGCAGATGACCATGGTCATGATGACCTCGATGGCGCTGACCCGCGAAACCGAGCGCGGGACCATGGAAAACCTCCTCGCCATGCCGGCAAGTCCGACCGAGATCATGCTCGGCAAGGTGCTGCCTTATCTCGTCGTCGGCGCGGTCCAGGTGACGGTCGTTCTCGTCGCCGCAAAGCTCCTGTTCGACATTCCTTTCGTCGGTTCGCTGCCCCTGCTGCTTTCGGTGATCCTGGCCTTCGTCATGGCGCTCGTGCTGCTCGGCTACACCATCTCCACCGCCGCGCGGACGCAGATGCAGGCGATGCAGCTCACCTTCTTCTTTTTCCTGCCGTCGATCCTGCTGTCCGGCTTCATGTTCCCCTATCGCGGCATGCCGGACTGGGCGCAATATTTCGGCGAGATCTTTCCGCTCACCCATTTCAACCGCATCGTCCGCGCCGTGATGCTGAAGGGAGCGGATTTCGCCGCGATTTCGACGGAAGTGTTGTGGCTTTGCGGCTTCATCCTGTTTTTCGCCGCAATGGCATTGCTTCGCTTCCGCCGCACGCTCGACTGA
- a CDS encoding CerR family C-terminal domain-containing protein has product MNAAPDTNTTAQTSADQTRLALVGAALRLFGQKGFDGTSTREIAAAANANIGSIAYHFGGKEGLRIACAEHIAATMGTLSAQVLATAPEPDDLTAETARALLRTVVTTMATFLLGRPESGDFVQFILRELAHPTAALDTVYNRMFEPMHRRLCRIWQAATGEDAESEATRLTVFTLIGQIVYFRIGREAVLRRMGWTGIGPEQMAAVIAAATANLDAMLAARNPDPSKGN; this is encoded by the coding sequence ATGAACGCCGCTCCAGATACAAATACGACGGCCCAGACCTCCGCCGATCAGACCCGCCTCGCCCTGGTGGGAGCGGCGCTGCGGCTCTTTGGTCAAAAAGGTTTTGATGGCACGTCGACGCGCGAGATCGCCGCCGCGGCGAACGCCAATATCGGTTCAATCGCCTATCATTTCGGCGGCAAGGAAGGTCTTCGCATCGCCTGCGCCGAGCATATCGCCGCGACGATGGGCACGCTCTCCGCGCAGGTGCTGGCGACCGCGCCCGAGCCTGACGATCTCACGGCCGAAACGGCGCGGGCGCTGCTGCGGACCGTGGTCACGACCATGGCGACGTTTCTTCTCGGCCGGCCGGAATCAGGGGATTTCGTCCAGTTCATCCTGCGGGAACTCGCGCATCCCACGGCGGCGCTCGATACGGTCTACAACCGCATGTTCGAGCCGATGCATCGCCGTCTCTGCCGCATCTGGCAGGCCGCCACGGGCGAGGACGCGGAGTCCGAGGCGACGAGGCTGACCGTTTTCACCCTGATCGGACAGATCGTCTATTTCCGCATCGGGCGCGAGGCGGTGCTCCGCCGCATGGGATGGACGGGCATCGGCCCGGAGCAGATGGCCGCTGTGATCGCCGCGGCCACCGCCAATCTCGACGCCATGCTCGCCGCCCGCAACCCTGATCCCTCGAAGGGGAACTGA
- a CDS encoding PTS sugar transporter subunit IIA — protein MIGLVLVTHGRLAEEFRNAVEHVVGPQQSFETVSIGADDDMEQRRRDIVQAVATADTGSGVIILTDMFGGTPSNLAISVMEPGRIEIIAGVNLPMLIKLSSVRKTGDMASALNEAQNAGRKYINVASQLLTSK, from the coding sequence ATGATCGGTCTCGTGCTGGTCACGCACGGTCGACTCGCCGAGGAATTTCGAAATGCCGTCGAGCATGTTGTCGGACCTCAGCAGAGTTTCGAGACGGTTTCGATCGGCGCGGACGACGATATGGAGCAGCGCCGCCGGGACATCGTGCAGGCGGTCGCGACGGCCGATACCGGTTCGGGCGTCATCATCCTCACCGACATGTTCGGCGGCACGCCGTCCAACCTCGCCATTTCCGTGATGGAACCGGGCCGGATCGAGATCATCGCCGGCGTCAACCTGCCGATGCTGATCAAGCTGTCCAGCGTGCGCAAGACGGGCGATATGGCCAGCGCGCTCAACGAGGCGCAGAATGCCGGCCGCAAATACATCAATGTCGCCAGTCAACTCCTGACCAGCAAATGA
- a CDS encoding glycosyltransferase family protein yields the protein MRRFEHARILMYSHDTFGLGHLRRCRTIAHALVENYRGLDVLIISGATIAGAFDYRARVDFVKIPSVIKLRNGEYTSLERHHALDETLKMRQSIIRHTAETFQPDIFIVDKEPLGLRGEVEDTLAYLKTRGTTLVLGLREVMDAPHLLEAEWKQRDVMRKIGRFYDMIWTYGPPDFYDPLTGLDVPANVRAKMKYVGFLQRSLSQQQLPEHRPEGDYLLVTTGGGGDGSDLIHDVIHAYQQDPELTHKALVVLGPYMPARKRQKLLKKGGAIPHLRMIEFDNRMEELVAGARAVVAMGGYNTYCEILSFDKPALIVPRVRPREEQLIRARRAAELGLVDMLLPEEAEDAPRFASALKNLPNRPRPSQSNPDLRLDGLAHISEIVGEWLDSRSRPRLSVVEGST from the coding sequence ATGCGGCGTTTCGAACATGCGCGTATCCTGATGTACAGCCACGACACGTTCGGGCTCGGGCATCTCAGGCGATGCAGGACGATCGCCCATGCGCTGGTCGAGAACTATCGCGGCCTCGACGTGCTGATCATTTCGGGGGCCACGATCGCCGGCGCGTTCGACTACCGCGCCCGCGTCGATTTCGTGAAGATTCCCAGCGTCATCAAGCTCAGGAACGGCGAGTACACATCGCTGGAGCGCCATCACGCGCTGGACGAGACGCTGAAGATGCGGCAGTCGATCATCCGGCATACGGCGGAGACGTTCCAGCCGGATATCTTTATCGTCGACAAGGAGCCGCTCGGCCTGCGCGGCGAGGTGGAGGACACGCTCGCCTATCTCAAGACGCGCGGCACGACGCTGGTGCTCGGCCTGCGCGAGGTGATGGACGCGCCGCATCTGCTCGAGGCCGAGTGGAAGCAGCGCGACGTGATGCGCAAGATCGGCCGGTTCTACGATATGATCTGGACCTACGGCCCGCCTGATTTCTACGATCCGCTGACCGGCCTCGACGTTCCCGCCAATGTGCGCGCGAAGATGAAATATGTCGGTTTCCTGCAGCGCAGCCTGTCGCAGCAGCAATTGCCCGAACATCGTCCCGAGGGCGACTATCTGCTCGTCACCACCGGCGGCGGCGGCGACGGCTCGGACCTGATCCACGACGTCATCCACGCATACCAGCAGGACCCCGAACTGACCCACAAGGCGCTCGTCGTGCTCGGACCCTATATGCCCGCCAGGAAGCGGCAGAAGCTCCTGAAGAAAGGCGGCGCCATCCCGCATCTCAGGATGATCGAGTTCGACAACCGCATGGAGGAGCTGGTCGCCGGTGCCAGGGCAGTCGTCGCCATGGGGGGCTACAACACCTATTGTGAGATTCTGTCCTTCGACAAGCCGGCGCTGATCGTGCCACGCGTGCGTCCGCGCGAGGAGCAGTTGATCCGCGCGCGCCGCGCCGCCGAACTCGGCCTCGTCGACATGCTCCTGCCGGAGGAAGCGGAAGACGCGCCGCGCTTTGCCTCGGCGTTGAAGAACCTGCCGAACCGGCCGCGCCCTTCGCAAAGCAACCCCGATCTGAGGCTGGACGGCCTTGCCCATATTTCCGAGATCGTCGGCGAATGGCTGGATTCGCGTTCGCGCCCTCGGCTCTCGGTCGTCGAAGGCTCGACCTGA
- a CDS encoding glycosyl transferase: MTGRRVLFYVQHLLGIGHLARASRVASALAADGFDVTVVTGGTPVAGFPAPGVAHVALPALTSRDEGFSGLVTATGEPAGKAFEAMRRDRLLEVFHALAPDILVIEAFPFGRRQMRFELLPLLDAAVKAEPRPRIVTSIRDILQERTKPGRNEETVDTLNRYFDLVLVHGDPAFVRLEETFPLTGAIRPPVAYTGLVAPEPPLPSQERFDIIVSAGGGAAGRDLVAAAVDAAKRLDQNLRWLLITGPNLAGDAFAVAASGAPANMAVERFRTNFAGLLASARLSVSQAGYNTVCDVLRAGCRSVLVPFAASGETEQTMRAERLARLGLAVVLPEHGISGEALAAAIGAALAAPPPSRSALVLDGAQRSAAILKAL, encoded by the coding sequence ATGACAGGCCGGCGCGTCCTCTTCTACGTCCAGCATCTGCTGGGCATCGGCCATCTCGCCCGCGCCAGCCGCGTCGCGAGCGCACTCGCCGCGGACGGGTTCGATGTCACCGTCGTCACCGGCGGCACGCCGGTCGCGGGTTTTCCCGCGCCGGGCGTCGCGCACGTCGCTCTGCCCGCGCTGACCTCACGCGACGAAGGCTTTTCCGGCCTCGTGACAGCGACCGGCGAGCCGGCCGGCAAGGCATTCGAGGCCATGCGCCGCGACCGGCTTCTGGAAGTCTTCCATGCGCTCGCGCCCGACATCCTCGTCATCGAGGCCTTTCCGTTCGGCCGCCGGCAGATGCGGTTCGAACTGCTGCCGCTGCTCGACGCAGCCGTGAAGGCGGAGCCGAGGCCGCGCATCGTCACCTCCATCCGCGACATATTGCAGGAGCGCACCAAGCCCGGGCGCAACGAGGAGACGGTCGATACGCTCAACCGCTATTTCGACCTCGTTCTCGTCCATGGCGACCCGGCTTTCGTGCGGCTCGAAGAGACGTTTCCACTTACCGGCGCGATCCGGCCGCCCGTCGCCTATACTGGACTGGTGGCGCCGGAGCCGCCCTTACCCTCGCAAGAACGTTTCGACATTATCGTCTCCGCCGGCGGCGGCGCGGCGGGGCGAGACCTCGTCGCCGCGGCTGTCGATGCCGCGAAACGGCTGGATCAGAACCTGCGCTGGCTGCTCATCACAGGCCCCAACCTCGCCGGCGACGCGTTCGCGGTCGCCGCGAGCGGCGCACCCGCAAACATGGCGGTGGAGCGCTTCCGCACAAATTTTGCCGGTCTGCTGGCCTCCGCACGGCTTTCCGTCTCGCAGGCCGGTTACAACACGGTCTGCGATGTGTTGCGCGCCGGTTGCCGATCGGTGCTGGTGCCTTTCGCAGCCAGCGGGGAGACGGAACAGACCATGCGCGCCGAACGCCTCGCGCGCCTCGGCCTCGCCGTCGTGCTGCCGGAACACGGTATCAGCGGCGAAGCGCTTGCCGCTGCGATCGGCGCGGCGCTGGCCGCCCCACCTCCTTCGCGTTCCGCACTTGTCCTCGACGGCGCGCAGCGCAGCGCTGCAATCCTGAAGGCACTTTGA
- a CDS encoding HlyD family efflux transporter periplasmic adaptor subunit has product MSLLCSLPLAASLFASCAPAAPLAVGYVEGEFVLLAPIDVAQVTEVAVRRGDRVEPGKRIAALDKGDAEIAVAQATAALAQAEAQLADLRIGRRPEEIAVLEAAVRSAEAQAAENARVLARIQDLYQKGTATRAQLDEATTQVEVSNAAISQAEANLAVAHLPARPEEIKAAENQVKQARSTLDQANWKLSKRDIAAPAAGRIDDVIRNPGDLAGPSAPVVSMLPDGAVKLKVYVPETHFSALAVGSVLDVRCDGCKPGLKAKVSYVSPDPEFTPPVIYSLESRQKLVYLVEARPEADATALQPGQIVDVSLAGNGERND; this is encoded by the coding sequence ATGAGCCTTCTCTGTTCGCTTCCGCTTGCCGCCTCGCTGTTCGCGTCCTGCGCGCCGGCCGCGCCGCTGGCTGTCGGCTACGTCGAAGGCGAGTTCGTGCTGCTCGCGCCGATCGACGTGGCGCAGGTTACCGAGGTCGCCGTCAGGCGCGGCGACCGGGTGGAGCCGGGCAAGCGGATCGCCGCGCTCGACAAGGGCGACGCCGAGATCGCGGTCGCGCAGGCGACGGCGGCGCTCGCACAGGCCGAGGCCCAGCTTGCCGATCTCAGGATCGGGCGGCGGCCCGAGGAGATCGCCGTGCTGGAGGCGGCAGTGCGCTCGGCCGAGGCGCAGGCTGCTGAAAACGCACGGGTGCTGGCGCGCATCCAGGATCTCTACCAGAAAGGCACCGCGACCCGCGCGCAACTGGACGAGGCGACCACGCAGGTGGAGGTCTCCAACGCCGCCATCAGTCAGGCGGAGGCGAACCTCGCCGTCGCGCATCTGCCGGCGCGTCCGGAGGAGATCAAGGCCGCGGAGAATCAGGTCAAGCAGGCGCGTTCCACGCTTGATCAGGCCAACTGGAAACTGTCCAAGCGCGATATCGCAGCGCCTGCGGCGGGCCGCATCGACGACGTGATCCGCAATCCGGGCGACCTGGCCGGCCCATCTGCGCCCGTCGTCTCCATGCTGCCGGACGGCGCGGTGAAGCTGAAGGTCTATGTGCCGGAAACGCATTTCTCAGCCCTCGCCGTGGGCTCGGTGCTCGACGTGCGGTGTGACGGCTGCAAGCCGGGATTGAAGGCGAAAGTCAGTTACGTCTCTCCCGATCCGGAGTTCACGCCGCCCGTCATCTACTCGCTCGAATCGCGCCAGAAGCTTGTCTATCTCGTCGAAGCGCGGCCGGAAGCCGATGCGACCGCCCTGCAGCCCGGCCAGATCGTCGATGTCAGTCTCGCCGGCAACGGTGAGCGGAATGACTGA